TCGGAGCTGGGCTCCGCCGCGGGCTGACGCAGTAGTTCGACCGAAGAGACGCTGAGGAGGGGGACCAGTGGCTGACTGGGCAGTTCTGAACCGGAGCGATCCGGCGCCGGGTGACGTCGAAGGCACCCGTGCGCTGGGCCGCAGGCTGCTGAACCAGGCGGCGACGGTGGAGCAGGAGACTGCCCGGTTGCGGTCACTGGCCTCTTCCAGCGGTGATCTGAAGATGGCCGGTGACTACGCGGCCGAGTACACGGCGACGCTGAGCGAGCTGCCGGACGACCTGTCCAAGCTCGGGGTCGCCTACCGGGGCTGCGGCAATGCCCTGACCCGGTTCGCGGAAGACCTGTCCGTGGCCAAGAGCAAGGCCAAGCAGGCCCTTTCCGACGGGGTGGACGCGGACACCCGCTACCGGTCGGCGCTCCAGGACCTGAAATCGCTGTTGCCGCCCGACCAGCAGGGGCTGGCGTCCAACGGCCTCAGTCTCAGCCCGTCGGCGGTCGACGCGGCCACGGTGTCGCTGGACGAGAACACCCGGGCCCAGATCCGTCACGCCGCCAGTCGCGCGCGCACCGCCGACAGCGATCTGGACCGCGCCCGCACCCTGGCAGACCAGGCCGCCGCGCTGCGGGGTGACGCCGAGGACCGCGCCGAGCGGGGCATCAACGACTCGCTCGAGGGCAGCGGCATCAAGAACAAGTCCTGGGCGCAGAAGGCCTGGGACACCGTGTCCAAGCCGTTCCGCTCCTGGGACGACTTCGTCTCCCTGTGTGGCACCGTCGCCCTGGTCGCGGGCGTCGCGGCGTTGTTCATCTCCGGCCCGATCGGCTGGGCCCTGATGGCCGCGGCCCTGGTGGCGGGCGCGGTGGTCTTCGGCGACAGCCTGGTGAAATATGCCAACGGAGAAGTGGGCCTGGGCACGGTGGCCCTCAACGCCCTGGGCCTGATCCCCGGCGGGCGGGGTGTGGTCAGTCTGACCCGTTTCGGCCGGGCGCTGGGCCCCCTGGGCAAGGCCCTGACCTCTCCGGGCGGTTTCCGGGTGCTGGCCTCCACCGCCGGCAAGGGCCTGCGGAACCTGGCCACCGCCTTCCCCCATGCACTCTCGACCGCCGGTGGCGGTATCCGCAGCGCGTTGGCCAACCCGAAACTGGCCGCGCGCGCCTTCGCCTGCCGGTTCCTGGGGCGCGACCCGATCGACATGGTCAGCGGCGAGATGGTCATGCAGATGACCGATTTCGAGCTGCCCGCTCTGCTCCCGATCGTGCTGGAGCGCACGTACGCCTCGTCGTACGGGGTGGGCCGCTGGTTCGGCCCGTCGTGGAGCAGCTTCCTCGACCAGCGCCTGGAGGTCGATGCGCAGGGCGTGTGCTTCGCCTACACCGAGGCCGTGCTGCTGACCTACCCGTCGCTGGCCCCGGGTGAGAGCGCGCTGCCCGACGAGGGCCCCCGCGTGCCCCTGACCCGGCGTAGCGACGGCCACTACTCGATCACGGAACCCGATACCGGCCGCACCTTCTGGTTCGCCCCGCCGCCGGCCGAAGGCCACGCGGTGCTGCCCCTGGCCGCCGTGAGCGACCGCAACAGCAACCGCATCGACCTGGGCTACGACCCGTCCACCGGCTGGCTCGCCGAGATCACCCACACCGGCGGCTACCGCGTGCACGTGGAATGCCAGGACGGCCACATCACCGAGTTCCGCCTCGCCGGACGCGACGGCTCGGACGACACCACGATCATCCGCTACGGGTACGACGATCGCGGCCGGCTGACCGACGTCATCAATTCTTCCGGTCTGCCGTTGAAATTCGGCTACGACCGCCACCACCGCATCACCTCGTGGACCGACCGCAACGGCACCTGGTACCGCTACACCTACGACGGGGCCGGGCGGGTCATCCGCACGGCGGGGTCGGCGCACTGCCTCGACGGGCAGATGCGGTACGACACCGAGAACCGGGTGACGGTCGAGGTGAACTCGCTGGGGGCGCAGACCGCTTACCACTACAACGAAGACGGTCAGGTCGTGCGGGTGGTGGATGCTCGTGGGCAGGCCACTCGTCATCTTTGGGACCGGTATCACCGCAAGACCGGCGAGGTCGATCCACTGGGCCGGAGCACGCGGTTCGACTACGACGAGAACGACGACCTGATCCGGGTCGTGCGACCCGACGGTGCTTCCTTCAGATCGGAGTACGACGAGAGGCACCGGGTTGTCCGGTACGTGGAGCCGGACGGTTCCGCATGGGGGCAGGAGTTCGACCAATACGGCAATGTCAGAGCGGTCACCGATCCGTTGGGGGCAGTGACCACCTTCAGCTACGACGCCACGGGGGCCATGCGAAGGCGGGTCGATCCGCTCGGGCGCGTTACCGAGTACACAGTGGACACAGCCGGTCTGGCGCTCTCCTTCACCGATGCGCTCGGCAACGCCACCGGCCTGGAACGGGATGCCTTCGGGCGGGTCACGGCTCTGACCGATGCTCGGGGCAACACCACGCGCTACCAGTGGACCGTCGAAGGGCGGATTGCCCGCGAGACCCTTCCGGACGGGGTGACCCGTTCGTGGGGGTACGACGCCGAGAACAACCTCGTTGAGTACGTCGATCCGATGGGCGGTTCGTCGACGACGGAGTACACGAGTTTCGACCTTCCCTCGGTCAGGACCGATGCGATCGGTGGGCGTCTGGTGCTCACCTACGACACCGAGCTACGCCTGACCTCTGTCACCGACCCCCGTGGTCTGGTCTGGCGGTACGAGTACGACGCCTGCGGGGCGATGCTGCGGGAGACCGATTACGACGGTCGCGTCCTCACGTATCGCCGGGATGCGGTCGGCCACGTGATCGGGCATACGAATGCGGTCGGCGAAACCGTGGAGATGGCCTACGACGAGCTGGGGAACCTGGTGTCCCGGCGTGGGGGCGGTGAGAATTCCACCTTCCGCTACGACGCCATGTCCCGGCTGCTGCTCGCCGCCAACCAGGACTCCCAGGTGGAGTTCGTCCGGGACCGGATGGGCCGTGTGCTCGCCGAGACCGTCGACGGCCGCACGGTCGAGTCCCGCTACGACCGGGCAGGCCACCGGGTGCAGCGGCGCTCGCCGAGCGGGGCGACAAGCGTGTGGCAGTACGACCGGGCGGGCCGTCCGGCGGTGCTGACCCTCGGCGAGCAGCGGGTCAGCTTCTCCTACGACGCCGACGGCAGCGAGATCGAGCGTCGGCACGGTCATGCGGTCATGCGCCAGGCCTGGAGTGCATCGGGGCAGCTCCTGGGACAGGCCGTGGACACGCTGGCCGGTGCTCCGGCCACCGATACTGCCGTGCAGCGGCGGGTTTTCGGGTACGACCGCTTCGGGCGTCTGACCGATGAAGACGACACCCTGCGCGGAGTTCGGCGGTACGAGCTGGACCCGCTGGACCGAGTCGTCGCGGTGCACGATGGTGGCGCGAAACAGGAGCAGTACACCTACGACGCCGGGGGCAGTCTGGCGGGTGCAGGGACGGCCTGGGTATTCGAAGGCAGCCATCTCCGAGCCACTGCTGACTTCAGCTATGAGTATGACGCCCAGGGGCGCCTGAGCCGTCGCGTCCGCCGCGATCCGGAGGGTCAGGAGCAGACCTGGTTCTTCCGGTGGAACGTCATGGGCCGGATGACCTCCGTCGTGACGTCTTCGGGGGAACGGTGGCGGTACACCTACGACGCGCTCGGGCGCCGCACGAGCAAGCAGCTGCTGGCCGCTGACGGTGCGGTTGAGAGGGCGGTCGTGTTCTCCTGGGACGGTAACGCCTTGGTGGAGGCCGCGGAGAGGGCCGGAGCCGCAAAGCGAGTCACCACCTGGGAGTGGCACCCTGACGACAACCGTCCGCTGATCCAGTCGGGCGACGACCGATGCTTCAGCATTGTCACGGATTTCGTCGGAACTCCCACGGAACTGGTTACTCCGGACGGTGCCGTGGCCTGGCAGTCCGGCGGTAACCTCTGGGGGCTGCAGAGCGGTGACACCGAACAACTCTGCCCGCTGGGCTTCCCCGGTCAGTACCGTGACACCGAGACCGGCTTGCTCTACAACCAGCAGCGATACTACGACCCGGCCGGCGCCGTCTACGTGAGTCCGGATCCTCTGGGCATCGCTCCGGACGTCAATCCGTACGCGTACGTGCCCAATCCACTGACGTGGGTGGATCCGCTCGGACTGGCGCCCTACCAGGCGCCCAAGGTGCCGGACCCCTTTGCCGTCCGGGTCCAGGCCCAGGGCGGAGGGCTGGAAAAGAGCGTCGTGCTGTCGAAGACGACCCCGGTCACGGTGGAGGAAGCGCTCGAAGCCATGAAGAACCTGAAGGGTCAGCTGTCCAAGAAGGAGCTGAAAGAGCGAGCCGAGTTCTTCGCCAGGGCCGAGAAATGGATCCGGAATGCCCCCAAGGGAGGCGGCGTGAGCCCGATGGGCAAGACTTTCAACTTGCACACCCCGATCCGTGTGGACATCGAGATCCTGCGCGGTCTCAACCTGACAAGCTGAAACCTGGGAGTACGTGGTGCTGGATCCGGAAGCTCTGTCACAGTTCCTGGCCGATGACGAGCACTATCAGGCTGCCGAAAGGATGTGGTGGGACTGGCTCGTAGTACAGCTGCGTGAGGTGCCGGGTCGGCCGGAGTGGGTGTCGTGGAACGTTGTACCCGGGCAGGGCACTGTCGATGACGACGAGGCGGGCAACCCCGTCCTGAGCGCCCGTGCGACGGACTTCAGCCGAGCACTCCGCATGATTCAGCATGCTCCGGAGCCTGAGAACACTGATGTGGTCTTTGCATCCTGGGTCACCCGCTGTCCGCCGGATTTCGAGGAACTGCCGCGGGAGGAGCTCGTGGTGAGTCTGATTGCATCTGCGGTGGCCGTGGAGCGAGCCGAACGTCTGGTGCGGGCCTGGTTGTCGGGTGCAGACAGGGACAAGCTGCAGGAGATCAATCCAGACCACGAGGAATGACCGCGTCCGGACATCATGACCATGCTCCCGACCGGTGCGATCAGCTGGGGTGAATGAGTGCCCTGACCCAGGTGCCGTCCTCGGCCGGATAGGTATCCAGAACCAGGCCGGCTTCCGCGAGGGCACTCTCGAACTCCTCGGCCGTCAACGGCCGGGACAGGAAGGTCTGGGTCCAGCGGGAGTCCGGGTAGACATTCTCGACCTGCACCGACCGCACGCCCGGGCCGACCGGTTCTGAGGAGAGCACCCGCACCACTCCGTTGCCGCTGGTCCGGACGCCTTCGCCAACGTGTTGCCCAGGGGACGCGTTCCGGGGAGGTCAGACCCTCGCCACGGTGACCAGGATCGGCGACGTACCTCCAAGATGCACGAAACAGTCGGCGAGCGCCCCGGCGAGCCAGCCGATGGTCTCGCCCGTCCACTCGACGAGTTGCCCGGTGATAACGGCTCCGTGGGCGTCAGGAGCGTTCCAGAAGAAGTTGTCCGTGGGATCGGTCAAGGGCTCCGGCGTCGGTGGCACGAAGCCGTCGACAACGAAAACTTTCTGATCGAGCCCGGCCAGGAATTCGCCGAGACGGTTCAGCGATGACCGGTTTCCCTCACCGTCCGCGCTGCTGACGCTGACCCGTACCTCGGCGCGGGTGGTCGGGTCGCCGTCGAGGAAGTAGTCCGCGACCGACAGCGACGGGATCGGGGTGGAGGAGGCCCGCGGTGAGGTGGTGAGCGCTTGCGTGGGCAGTTCGATGCGGACCTTGGTGAGTCGCAGTGTGCCCAGACGGCCGGTCGCGGCTTCGGCGCAGGCGAGGAACGGCTGGGTGGGCAGCGGGCGATCGCTGGGCACCGTGCTGGCCTCGACCTGGAACCAGGTGATCTGATCGGAGCCTGCCGGGGCGTCGTCGTTCCGGCTGCCGGCGTCGTTCATGGCCCAGAGGCCGGGCGCCTGCAGGAGATCGGCAGAGCCACTGCGGTCGTCGAGCCAGCCCATGGCCCGGGAACGGTCGTGGAAGAGCGCGTAGGGATCGTTCCGGGGTTCCTCGAGCGAGTGCGGTGAGAGGTCGCCGTACAGAGCGGCATACAGGGTGCCCGCCGAAGGTGGCGAGCCCGGTAGAACACCGGGCTCGCTCGCCTCGGCGCGATACCGGAGCGGCTGATGTTTCGATGATTCAGTCATGGCGCTACCAGTATCGCAATCGCCTTGCGGCTAGAACGTGCGGCAGGCGACGTTCGCCTTCTTCGAGTGATAGTCACTCGGGTCCGTACGGCCGTCGACGTCCACGTCTACCCGGTTGGTCCATGTCGTCATGACGTTCGTGTGGCAGGCAATTCGCGAGTTTGCCCGCTTTCCTGTGCCCGGCTTCACCTTTCGGCTGTTGCAGTCCTTCTGGTAGAAGTACCCGTCCGTGTACCACTCGTACAGGCAGCTCGTGACGTGAGCAGTGGCTGCGGTACACGTGCCCTTCTGCCACCAACCGTGGCCGGACACGTCCACCTTGGTCTTGCTGACGTGCGGATTGTCCACACCCGTCTCCGGGGTGCAGCTGATCTGCGCTGTCGTCATGGATCCGCTGTCGTCGGCCGGCGCGATCACGTTGCCTGCCTCGTCCTTGTAACCCTTGACATCGTCGGCGTCGGACACGACGCCGGGAACGGCCCCGTCGGTCACCGCACCACTCGTCGGTGTCGG
This window of the Kineosporia sp. NBRC 101731 genome carries:
- a CDS encoding RHS repeat-associated core domain-containing protein, translated to MADWAVLNRSDPAPGDVEGTRALGRRLLNQAATVEQETARLRSLASSSGDLKMAGDYAAEYTATLSELPDDLSKLGVAYRGCGNALTRFAEDLSVAKSKAKQALSDGVDADTRYRSALQDLKSLLPPDQQGLASNGLSLSPSAVDAATVSLDENTRAQIRHAASRARTADSDLDRARTLADQAAALRGDAEDRAERGINDSLEGSGIKNKSWAQKAWDTVSKPFRSWDDFVSLCGTVALVAGVAALFISGPIGWALMAAALVAGAVVFGDSLVKYANGEVGLGTVALNALGLIPGGRGVVSLTRFGRALGPLGKALTSPGGFRVLASTAGKGLRNLATAFPHALSTAGGGIRSALANPKLAARAFACRFLGRDPIDMVSGEMVMQMTDFELPALLPIVLERTYASSYGVGRWFGPSWSSFLDQRLEVDAQGVCFAYTEAVLLTYPSLAPGESALPDEGPRVPLTRRSDGHYSITEPDTGRTFWFAPPPAEGHAVLPLAAVSDRNSNRIDLGYDPSTGWLAEITHTGGYRVHVECQDGHITEFRLAGRDGSDDTTIIRYGYDDRGRLTDVINSSGLPLKFGYDRHHRITSWTDRNGTWYRYTYDGAGRVIRTAGSAHCLDGQMRYDTENRVTVEVNSLGAQTAYHYNEDGQVVRVVDARGQATRHLWDRYHRKTGEVDPLGRSTRFDYDENDDLIRVVRPDGASFRSEYDERHRVVRYVEPDGSAWGQEFDQYGNVRAVTDPLGAVTTFSYDATGAMRRRVDPLGRVTEYTVDTAGLALSFTDALGNATGLERDAFGRVTALTDARGNTTRYQWTVEGRIARETLPDGVTRSWGYDAENNLVEYVDPMGGSSTTEYTSFDLPSVRTDAIGGRLVLTYDTELRLTSVTDPRGLVWRYEYDACGAMLRETDYDGRVLTYRRDAVGHVIGHTNAVGETVEMAYDELGNLVSRRGGGENSTFRYDAMSRLLLAANQDSQVEFVRDRMGRVLAETVDGRTVESRYDRAGHRVQRRSPSGATSVWQYDRAGRPAVLTLGEQRVSFSYDADGSEIERRHGHAVMRQAWSASGQLLGQAVDTLAGAPATDTAVQRRVFGYDRFGRLTDEDDTLRGVRRYELDPLDRVVAVHDGGAKQEQYTYDAGGSLAGAGTAWVFEGSHLRATADFSYEYDAQGRLSRRVRRDPEGQEQTWFFRWNVMGRMTSVVTSSGERWRYTYDALGRRTSKQLLAADGAVERAVVFSWDGNALVEAAERAGAAKRVTTWEWHPDDNRPLIQSGDDRCFSIVTDFVGTPTELVTPDGAVAWQSGGNLWGLQSGDTEQLCPLGFPGQYRDTETGLLYNQQRYYDPAGAVYVSPDPLGIAPDVNPYAYVPNPLTWVDPLGLAPYQAPKVPDPFAVRVQAQGGGLEKSVVLSKTTPVTVEEALEAMKNLKGQLSKKELKERAEFFARAEKWIRNAPKGGGVSPMGKTFNLHTPIRVDIEILRGLNLTS